The DNA region GTGATATTTCCAACATATCCTTCACACTCAAAAATTCATCTTCCTGTACATTGTAATATAGTTCATCATAATTTTCACTTATTACTTTAGCAATTTTATCACCTTGAGAATTTTTATATTTACTGGCTATATATGAAAACAAATTTGGAGCGCCTACTAAAGTTCCACCTATATCAAAAAATACTATTTTATCTAGATTTTCCATACCTTCCACATTTCATCATCTCCATTATTGAAGTCTGTTCAGTATTATTACTATGTGTAATTTCAAATCTTATTATATATATTTAACCATACATGAGATATTATTATCAATACATAAAATATTTCATTATTTTTTGCTAAAGGCAGACATAATTATTTCATCATAATATTTACCTTCTTTAAATATTTCATTTTTTAAAATACCCTCTACTTCAAAGCCGCATTTTTCATAACATTTCTTAGCTCTTTCGTTAAATGAAAAAGTATTTAATCTTATTTTATTGATATTCATATCTTCAAAAATAAATTTCATAAGCACTTTCATAGCATCTGTGCCATAACCTTTACTCCAATAATCCTTATCTCCTATCATTATTCCCACAACGGCCACACGAGTTAGCCAATTCACTTTTTGAATGCCGCAGCCACCTATATATTTATTTGTCTTTATATCCTCTATAGCAAAATTATATTCACCACTTTCACTGCCCTTTTGAGCTTTAACCCAAGTTTCTTCTTCCCATAAACTCATTGGAAAAGGAATATTAGTAACTAAAAACTTTTTAAGTTCCCTATCATTGACAAACTTCATTGCCAGCTTAATATCTTCTTCTTTGTAAGCCCTCAAACAAACTTTTTCTCCACAGTACATATATATTATTCCTCTTTTCATTTTAAACTTTTCTGTTATTATTAATAGTATAAAAATAGCCTATCATATAATAGGGCTAATAAAAAGTATTTTAAAGATTTTCAGGAAGGTGCACCATTGTGGAAAAATATTTTGATACAGTATATAAAATTGTAGCTAAAATACCAAGAGGGAAAATTGCTACTTA from Clostridium pasteurianum BC1 includes:
- a CDS encoding GNAT family N-acetyltransferase; its protein translation is MKRGIIYMYCGEKVCLRAYKEEDIKLAMKFVNDRELKKFLVTNIPFPMSLWEEETWVKAQKGSESGEYNFAIEDIKTNKYIGGCGIQKVNWLTRVAVVGIMIGDKDYWSKGYGTDAMKVLMKFIFEDMNINKIRLNTFSFNERAKKCYEKCGFEVEGILKNEIFKEGKYYDEIIMSAFSKK